One Rhea pennata isolate bPtePen1 chromosome 3, bPtePen1.pri, whole genome shotgun sequence DNA segment encodes these proteins:
- the LOC134138403 gene encoding uncharacterized protein LOC134138403 isoform X4, which produces MSGSTARKVQPFTISTKLSLPKCAADFSGDACPGIALAPALDNHHGLRHNLNERISLYLAQAQASPAAPNSQPHSASTLEEGVTNEDRLNRNSLARSIKKITLSNWHGEALSGDAGGPEDPAHTGSDRNHNNNNSRPGKAQFKLSGGPTVAARRESPKSKEPIAAAAPKSSGRSSTGPAKLLDLSPLIAQFNREMLQAEGWVRGKLRDLKDGCDLQDWEQVAQTLQRDMKDFENTLIKLNQMGEQLMGRPSPSAETVRRQLLALREQWQLLRQTAVSQSKALGGLRSLQDFTRKAEQLEAWIRQKEEKPSLAALLQESLDKIQLTRRILDLKQEEQQYQSLHEELNTLAQKLEKQGKSESRSISARRKHLNKIWLRLQGTLKEHHEALQLALEVATFVQQADTLLGAINAKWRSVCGVGKQGEAEPGRDRDVRDMASQMMMLDVTVSQLLSLQPSLAARVTHKHRDVKESWAQLQQALRPPSHPFSAPFLRNEKSPALALASSFSGGEAAALNHESQADGSSHGAADKEAGGDKQKRGPGSTVQKDVGRSMAEHVRGEESSPSCPTAGQLPAGGDSKRRRRKMLGHPEAEWGIQEPEAHVQDFCQAANVAMSQLKENMGPSVHLSPMENAESLEAAQTQRVALQQEILDNSSNIEAVLLEGQKLLSTGARGSPQVEAMLQELGELWEDLQRKHQENGAVLREIDKALRLVGELDQAERWLQAVAKSLSEPATMRSPAELRKDLEETGQLERQLLVCGLRLQALREEVTDEPATEREAARKMRRKVEMVEEKLARVQTALRRRAADLRDSLVLSEFLQNVQEEEEARSRHRPPPPESGHRGLQGSLPLLSAPAKQPSSSEDMSNPLGQLQEAVEMLNDAVKERERAVEAAAEVESLKRLLAEVCPRLEAIRCRAKALAQDIAQVESSFAVVKSEKDLQGLQGLLSQQQEMESAVSEILQGQLEELERAAAHLEKLCPARMCSVSPEVQGVLQAWEELQKLLRENKAHVQQAGRLRQFFKDYLAMISWTEDTRAQIFSESPGSHGLLDTQCEELERKIEGKFKEFEELAAAGQTLVSEEHYLSETIKERMEELQSMLGWVLVRWRAQKHQRDPGSKQEDRRDPGSPLGLSATGQEQQVPCVQPHAESILGLKGFAPCSLHESTQELELQPQVLEETAISPPVSPLSDALLQPEPSSLAPPGVGPPEEEGLIWDPSETSTVLLPPRGAGSLGGTVNLILSINKKGEKKHSQLALGGERPGEQALQMLPTTKPSSCKTFWKRCQGLLGNTWGSLKRKRKPSRQSVEEANASLRMEECYGERARKTSAVLQPAKQAPAAACHPPASSAGAAVASHTLPRAGPSSIFNSLQRKEKAKAEHARLLTLQGIMGPSSLQPLPEDRHGPSNTWPLKCGRRKAAPGAPGPQLEELLLYVKNPLVRDIDAECGAAPGDLKPGLLHHGRGPSTTQPATGPKDTCPHLSLGSVLSLELPKDLTILGCLRGATAAARLEKAEGKEKRQGRGAKQWEAAGAGRSGRQEGDADGHSPHRLGEGLGKLPKGERGTWFEEVSFNPSYSRQKARGLEAAHCPEEERRSAGSTSEDLLDFRLNRLSHISMLHEQVGREWDKLAARLGQDRSPGTMGSERAAGCKARLREAACVELSPSPTALVARASSGASAAQLERPTGSGNSGREVLAGPSGGGLGSPATHPGPRAIPQLSVFASELGCRQLGPETPGPSEVCHPAHGLFEEEEEELQAIWDHAEEQTELSPQVENGACRLPASETSSLQSPDVTAGPLILSATNNVLVAKFTLPTSAQLLHSPAGEKGPSDGHKGSGSPSRHGAALPCMDASHGMGQSMSTAWADSLGTRDRHQDEEREGSKAPPSKTEFQMMEGTLERKHLLQTGGRKATCRAWSLFHAVLMRQTLCFYQDRRDNLKSSVVALPLNLSGAVCTPDTEYTKKTNCFRLQLRDGSEYLLRAPSQLLMNEWVSKLQQNSGFPEVDYFQAAAQSVEGTSSTGGFSKVLGPGSSHLQGHSQAMTAKSQEIVVLPCSNTAQRLPPFGSQDGPADVAASSAEDVHGAASHAARHRERQWSPSGSPGSWDNSCPEDDYGLVANKRRSYSFTSATYQKITPVAVPKEPVEAGSSYSVTLYIGEQAPAVPRTRCHSFVARPGSPREVLGEKTQGPPRSKNKSVFKKFFGKKE; this is translated from the exons atgtCTGGCAGCACAGCGAGGAAGGTCCAGCCCTTCACCATAAGCACCAAGCTCTCCCTGCCCAAGTGTGCCGCCGACTTCTCCGGAGATGCTTGCCCTGGCATCGCTCTCGCCCCTGCTCTGGATAACCACCATGGCCTTCGACACAACCTCAATGAACGCATCTCCCTCTACCTggcccaggcccaggccagccctgctgcccccaACAGCCAGCCACACAGTGCCAGCACTTTGGAAGAAGGAGTCACCAACGAGGATCGGCTTAACCGCAACTCTCTTGCCCGCTCCATTAAGAAGATAACGCTGTCCAACTGGCATGGGGAGGCTCTCTCAGGTGACGCAGGGGGACCTGAGGACCCTGCCCACACTGGCAGTGACAGGAACCACAACAACAATAACAGCAGGCCAGGAAAAGCTCAGTTCAAG CTCTCAGGAGGCCCCACAGTGGCTGCTCGGAGAGAAAGCCCCAAGAGCAAGGAGCCCATCGCAGCCGCTGCACCGAAAAGCAGCGGGCGAAGCAGCACAGGACCGGCCAAGCTTCTCGACCTGAGCCCCTTGATAGCCCAGTTCAACCGGGAGATGCTGCAG GCGGAGGGCTGGGTGCGAGGCAAGCTGCGGGACCTGAAAGACGGCTGCGACCTGCAGGACTGggagcaggtggctcagacGCTGCAGAGGGACATGAAGGATTTTGAGAACACACTAATAAAGCTCAACCAG ATGGGCGAGCAGCTGATGGGCCGGCCAAGCCCCAGTGCTGAGACAGTGCGGCGGCAGCTGCTGGCCCTGCGAGAGCAGTGGCAGCTCCTCCGACAGACGGCTGTCAGCCAGAGCAAAGCCTTGGGCGGACTACGTAGCCTGCAGGACTTCACTAGGAAGGCTGAGCAGCTGGAAGCATGGATCAGGCAGAAG GAGGAGAAACCCTCTCTGGCAGCCCTCCTACAGGAAAGCCTGGACAAGATCCAGCTCACCCGCCGCATCCTCGACTTGAAACAG GAGGAGCAACAGTACCAGAGTCTGCATGAGGAGTTGAACACCCTGGCCCAAAAGCTGGAGAAACAAGGCAAAAGTGAGAGCAGAAGCATCTCTGCCCGGCGCAAGCATCTCAACAAAAT ATGGCTGCGGCTCCAGGGGACTCTGAAAGAGCATCATGAGGCTCTGCAGCTGGCCTTGGAGGTAGCAACCTTCGTCCAGCAAGCAGATACCCTTCTTGGGGCCATTAATGCCAAG TGGAGAAGTGTCTGTGGTGTGGGGAAGCAAGGGGAGGCTGAGCCAGGCCGGGATCGGGACGTCAGGGACATGGCCAGCCAGATGATG atGCTGGATGTGACTGTGTCCCAGCTCCTCAGCCTTCAGCCCAGCCTGGCAGCACGAGTCACCCACAAGCACCGAGATGTCAAGGAGAGCTGGGCCCAGCTCCAGCAGGCACTGAG GCCTCCCTCACATCCCTTCTCTGCCCCCTTTCTCAGGAACGAGAAGTCTCCAGCATTGGCTCTAGCGAGCAGCTTCTCAGGAGGCGAAGCTGCTGCTCTGAACCATGAGTCTCAAGCAGATGGTAGCAGCCATGGGGCAGCGGACAAGGAAGCAGGAGGAGACAAGCAGAAAAGAGGTCCTGGGAGCACA GTGCAGAAGGACGTTGGAAGGAGCATGGCAGAGCATGTGAGAGGCGAAGAGAGCAGCCCCAGTTGTCCCACAGCTGGACAACTCCCTGCTGGAGGCGACAGCAAGAG gaggagaaggaaaatgctggGACACCCAGAGGCTGAGTGGGGCATCCAGGAGCCAGAGGCCCACGTGCAGGACTTCTGCCAGGCTGCGAATGTG GCTATGTCCCAGCTCAAGGAGAACATGGGTCCCAGTGTCCACCTGAGTCCAATGGAGAATGCTGAGAGCTTGGAGGCAGCGCAGACACAGCGGGTTGCACTACAGCAAGAGATCCTGGATAACAGCTCCAACATCGAGGCTGTGCTCCTG GAAGGGCAGAAGCTGCTGAGCACAGGGGCCCGAGGGAGCCCACAGGTAGAGGCcatgctgcaggagctgggagagctCTGGGAGGACTTACAGAGGAAGCACCAAGAGAACGGGGCTGTACTGAGGGAAATTGATAAG GCCCtgaggctggtgggggagcTAGACCAGGCTGAGCGGTGGCTGCAAGCCGTGGCCAAGTCACTGTCAGAACCAGCCACCATGAGAAGCCCCGCAGAACTGCGCAAGGACCTGGAAGAGACAGGACAGCTGGAGAGACAGCTCCTGGTCTGCGGCCTCAGACTCCAGGCCTTGCGGGAGGAGGTGACAGATGAGCCTGCCACAGAGCGTGAGGCAGCAAGAAAGATGCGGAGGAAGGTGGAGATGGTGGAGGAAAA GCTGGCGCGCGTGCAGACAGCCctgcggcgccgggccgcggaTCTGCGTGACTCCCTGGTGCTCTCCGAGTTCCTGCAGAATgtgcaagaggaggaggaggcgcgGAGCCGGCACCGACCCCCTCcg CCAGAGAGTGGGCATCGTGGCTTGCAGGGGTCTTTGCCCCTGCTCTCAGCCCCGGCCAAGCAACCGTCAAGCAGTGAGGACATGAGCAACCCCTTGGGACAGCTGCAAGAGGCCGTGGAGATGCTGAACGATGCAGTGAAGGAGCGAGAACGTGCTGTGGAGGCGGCGGCAGAGGTGGAGAGCCTGAAGCGCCTG CTGGCAGAGGTGTGCCCGCGTCTGGAGGCCATCCGATGCAGAGCCAAAGCCCTGGCTCAAGACATTGCCCAAGTGGAGAGCAGTTTTGCTGTTGTGAAGAGTGAGAAAGACCtccaggggctgcagggcttGCTGAGTcagcagcaggagatggag TCTGCTGTGTCAGAGATCCTGCAGGGGCaactggaggagctggagagggcTGCTGCCCACTTGGAAAAGCTCTGCCCTGCTCGGATGTGCAGTGTCAGCCCGGAGGTGCAGGGAGTCCTGCAGGCCTGGGAAGAACTGCAGAAGCTGCTGAGGGAGAACAAGGCCCACGTGCAACAGGCTGGCCGGCTGCGGCAGTTCTTCAAGGATTATTTAGCCATGAT CTCCTGGACAGAGGACACACGGGCTCAGATCTTCTCAGAAAGCCCAGGCAGCCATGGCCTTTTGGACACTCAGTGTGAGGAACTGGAGAGGAAGATTGAAGGCAAGTTCAAGGAGTTTGAGGaactggctgcagcagggcagacGTTGGTGTCTGAGGAGCACTACCTGAGCGAGACA ATAAAGGAGCGCAtggaggagctgcagagcatgctgggctgggtgctggTACGCTGGCGAGCGCAGAAACACCAGCGGGACCCTGGGAGCAAGCAGGAGGACAGAAGGGACCCTGGAAGTCCCCTGGGTTTGTCCGCCACTGGCCAG GAGCAGCAAGTCCCCTGCGTTCAGCCCCATGCAGAGAGCATCCTTGGCCTGAAAGGGTTTGCGCCCTGCTCCCTGCACGAATCTACGCAAGAATTAGAGCTGCAGCCACAGGTGCTGGAGGAAACGGCCATCTCCCCTCCAGTGTCACCCCTCTCAGATGCCCTGTTGCAACCGGAGCCCAGCAGCTTGGCGCCCCCCGGCGTGGGACCCCCTGAGGAGGAGGGTCTCATCTGGGATCCCTCCGAGACTTCCACGGTGTTGCTGCCACCTCGGGGGGCTGGCAGCCTTGGGGGGACAGTCAACTTGATCCTGAGCATCAAcaagaagggagagaagaagcaCTCACAGCTGGCATTAGGTGGAGAACGGCCCGgggagcaggctctgcagatg CTCCCTACCACTAAACCCTCAAGCTGTAAAACCTTTTGGAAGCGTTGCCAGGGGCTTTTAGGAAACACTTGGGGTAGTTTAAAGCGAAAGAGAAAGCCATCTCGCCAATCCGTGGAAGAG GCGAATGCGTCTTTGCGCATGGAGGAGTGCTACGGCGAAAGGGCCAGGAAaacctctgctgtgctgcagccagcAAAGCAAGCACCTGCTGCAGCGTGCCACCCTCCAGCATCGAGTGCTGGGGCCGCAgtggcctcccacaccctgcccagggctggccccagctccatcttCAACAgcctgcagaggaaggagaaggcgAAGGCCGAGCATGCGCGGCTGCTGACACTGCAGGGCATCATGggccccagctccctgcagcccttgCCCGAGGACAGGCATGGCCCCAGCAACACGTGGCCTTTGAAGTGTGGCCGGAGAAAGGCGGCGCCAGGGGCACCTGGCCCCCAGCTcgaggagctgctgctctacgTGAAGAACCCGCTGGTGCGGGACATCGATGCAGAGTGTGGGGCTGCCCCTGGGGATCTCAAACCTGGCCTTCTCCACCACGGCAGGGGGCCCAGCACCACACAACCTGCCACTGGGCCAAAAGACACCTGCCCCCACCTCTCACTTGGGTCTGTCCTCAGCCTGGAGCTGCCCAAGGACTTGACTATCCTGGGCTGCCTCCGAGGTGCCACGGCAGCAGCACggctggagaaggcagaggggaaggagaagaggcagggcaggggggCAAAGCAGTgggaggctgcaggagcaggcaggTCTGGACGGCAGGAGGGGGATGCAGATGGGCACAGTCCCCACAGGCTGGGCGAAGGCCTGGGGAAGCTCCCCAAGGGCGAGCGAGGAACATGGTTCGAAGAGGTGAGCTTCAACCCTAGTTACAGCCGGCAGAAAGCACGGGGTTTGGAGGCAGCCCACTGCCCTGAGGAGGAGCGGAGGAGCGCCGGCAGCACCAGCGAAGACTTGCTGGACTTCAGGCTGAACCGGCTGTCCCACATTAGTATGCTGCACGAGCAGGTCGGCCGGGAGTGGGACAagctggctgccaggctggGCCAGGACCGCAGCCCCGGCACTATGGGGTCCGAGAGAGCAGCCGGCTGCAAGGCCAGGCTGCGAGAAGCTGCTTGCGTGGAGCTCAGtccctctcccactgccttggTGGCCAGGGCCAGCTCTGGTGCCAGTGCTGCCCAGCTGGAGCGGCCCACTGGCAGTGGGAATTCCGGCAGGGAAGTCCTGGCAGGACCGTCCGGCGGGGGCCTGGGCTCTCCTGCCACCCACCCGGGCCCCCGAGCCATCCCCCAGCTCTCCGTGTTTGCCAGCGAGTTAGGCTGCCGACAGCTTGGCCCTGAGACCCCAGGCCCATCAGAGGTCTGCCACCCAGCCCACGGGCTgtttgaggaggaggaggaggagctgcaggcCATCTGGGACCACGCAGAAGAACAGACGGAGCTGAGCCCGCAGGTAGAGAACGGTGCCTGCCGCCTGCCGGCCAGCGAGACAAGCAGCCTGCAGAGCCCCGACGTCACTGCCGGGCCTCTGATCCTCTCGGCAACCAATAATGTGCTAGTAGCCAAGTTCACTCTTCCCAcctctgcccagctgctccaCAGCCCAGCAGGAGAAAAGGGCCCCAGCGATGGGCACAAGGGCAGTGGCAGCCCAAGCAGGCATGGGGCAGCCCTTCCCTGCATGGATGCATCCCATGGCATGGGGCAATCCATGTCTACAGCCTGGGCAGACAGCCTTGGCACACGAGATCGACATCAGGACGAGGAGCGAGAGGGCAGCAAG GCTCCCCCTAGTAAAACAGAGTTTCAGATGATGGAGGGGACACTGGAGAGGAAGCACCTACTGCAGACAGGAGGTAGAAAG GCAACCTGCCGCGCCTGGAGCCTCTTCCATGCAGTGCTGATGAGGCAGACTCTGTGCTTCTATCAGGACCGGAGGGACAACCTTAAG agctccGTGGTGGCCCTTCCCCTGAACCTCTCCGGGGCGGTCTGCACCCCAGACACAGAGTACACCAAAAAGACCAACTGCTTCAGGCTCCA GCTACGAGATGGCTCTGAGTATCTTCTAAGGGCCCCATCCCAGCTGCTCATGAATGAGTGGGTCTCCAAGCTGCAGCAGAACTCAG